One genomic segment of Opitutaceae bacterium includes these proteins:
- a CDS encoding thioesterase family protein, whose translation MIVSQAEVRVRYAETDMMGIAYHGNYLPWFEIGRTTLLREQGLPYAELEKLGYRLPVLEVNARYLRPALYDDILTIETNMKYRPFLRIRLDYRILRGDELLATGFTEHAFLNHQNQPVRPPPVFVTRMREIFTGG comes from the coding sequence ATGATTGTCAGCCAAGCCGAAGTGCGCGTCCGATACGCCGAAACCGACATGATGGGCATCGCCTACCATGGGAATTACCTGCCCTGGTTTGAGATCGGTCGAACCACCCTCCTGCGGGAACAGGGCCTTCCCTATGCCGAACTGGAGAAGCTCGGTTACCGGCTGCCCGTGCTCGAGGTGAACGCCCGATACCTCCGCCCCGCCCTCTACGATGACATCCTCACCATCGAAACCAACATGAAGTATAGACCCTTCCTGCGAATCCGCCTCGACTATCGGATTCTCCGGGGAGATGAGCTTCTCGCCACTGGCTTTACCGAACACGCCTTCCTCAATCATCAGAACCAACCCGTCCGTCCACCCCCCGTCTTCGTCACCCGAATGAGGGAGATCTTCACCGGCGGTTAG
- a CDS encoding DNA methyltransferase, producing the protein MTRPGPEQLDLSLTPVSRGEFWTARQRAASTLHEISYRACFKPPLARYFIERFSQPGDIVYDPFMGRGTTALESALLGRVPWGRDANPLSRMLLEPRLDPPTLEDVEERLGTYTWDAEPDPIDESLLVFFHPDTLREIKSLRAIYLHRERTGSLDPIDSWIRMVALNRLTGHSPGFFSVYTLPPNQAVSVKSQQRINARKNQTPPRREVPSLILRKSRSLLKDVTPETRADLRKISALARITTGDACFAPELPDGQVALVLTSPPFLDVVDYATDNWMRCWFAGIDSKAVQFDQHPKVPDWCRFMASAVADSARLLQPGGVLALEIGEVRAGSILLEEHITPLGLEAGLRAEEILLNVQDFTKTAHVWGVTNNTRGTNTNRVVLFRKPPADRPDAIPTSNPPTRS; encoded by the coding sequence ATGACCCGCCCGGGACCCGAACAACTGGATCTTTCCCTGACCCCGGTATCCCGCGGAGAGTTCTGGACCGCCAGGCAACGGGCGGCCAGCACCCTCCACGAGATATCCTACCGGGCCTGCTTCAAGCCGCCTCTTGCGCGCTACTTCATTGAGCGATTCAGCCAGCCGGGCGACATTGTCTACGATCCCTTCATGGGACGCGGCACGACGGCACTCGAATCGGCGCTGCTCGGCCGGGTGCCCTGGGGACGTGATGCCAATCCCCTCTCGCGGATGCTGCTCGAACCCCGCCTTGATCCGCCGACGCTTGAGGACGTTGAAGAACGCCTCGGCACCTACACCTGGGACGCCGAACCCGACCCGATCGACGAGAGTCTCCTCGTCTTCTTTCATCCCGATACCCTGAGAGAGATCAAGTCCCTGCGCGCGATCTACCTTCATCGAGAGCGCACGGGGTCACTCGATCCGATCGACTCCTGGATCCGCATGGTGGCCCTCAACCGTCTGACCGGCCACTCGCCCGGATTCTTCTCCGTTTACACCCTGCCGCCCAATCAGGCCGTCTCGGTCAAATCCCAGCAGCGGATCAACGCACGAAAAAACCAGACACCGCCGAGACGCGAGGTTCCCTCACTCATCCTCAGAAAATCCCGGTCCCTGCTCAAGGACGTGACCCCGGAAACCCGGGCGGATCTCCGCAAGATCTCAGCGCTGGCCCGCATCACCACCGGCGACGCCTGTTTCGCCCCGGAACTCCCCGACGGCCAGGTTGCCCTGGTCTTGACCTCACCACCATTCCTCGACGTGGTCGACTACGCGACCGACAACTGGATGCGCTGCTGGTTTGCCGGAATCGACAGCAAAGCCGTTCAATTCGATCAACACCCCAAAGTGCCGGACTGGTGCCGATTCATGGCCTCGGCGGTCGCCGATTCGGCCCGCCTGCTCCAACCCGGTGGCGTCCTTGCCCTCGAAATCGGGGAGGTCCGGGCCGGAAGCATTCTCCTGGAGGAACACATCACCCCCCTCGGGCTGGAGGCCGGACTCCGGGCCGAGGAGATCCTGCTCAATGTTCAGGATTTCACCAAAACCGCCCACGTCTGGGGCGTGACCAACAACACCCGGGGCACCAACACCAATCGGGTCGTCCTCTTCCGAAAACCTCCGGCCGACCGACCCGACGCCATCCCGACTTCCAACCCGCCAACCCGATCATGA
- a CDS encoding AAA family ATPase, with protein MYADYYGFSELPFNITPDPKYLYLSPTHQEAIQHLKYGISERKGFIVLIGEVGCGKTTLCRHFLNSLDPDRYETGLILNPRITETELLKTVLTELGEPSDGDSKNDLSTRVNAALLDRIHAGKDIVLLIDECQNLTFELLEQIRLLSNLETDKQKLLQIVLIGQPEFKTTLNEPRLRQLRQRILVNYELKPLTFGQMEHYIRHRISLAGGLGRPQFSPWASRMIHKASQGIPRLINNLCDKALLAAFCREADIVNYWDVRRAVKEYNALALV; from the coding sequence ATGTATGCGGATTATTACGGATTCTCGGAGTTGCCTTTCAATATCACTCCGGATCCCAAGTATTTGTATTTGAGCCCGACCCATCAGGAGGCGATCCAACACCTCAAGTATGGGATTTCCGAGCGCAAGGGCTTCATCGTACTCATCGGGGAAGTCGGCTGCGGCAAGACCACCCTTTGCCGGCATTTTCTCAACAGCCTCGATCCGGATCGCTACGAAACGGGGTTGATCCTCAATCCCCGCATCACTGAGACCGAATTGCTCAAGACGGTCCTGACCGAACTCGGAGAGCCGTCCGATGGTGATTCCAAGAACGATCTGAGCACGCGCGTCAACGCCGCCCTGCTCGATCGCATTCATGCGGGCAAGGACATCGTCCTGCTCATCGACGAGTGCCAGAACCTGACCTTTGAGCTCCTCGAACAGATCCGCCTCCTTTCGAACCTCGAAACCGACAAACAGAAACTCCTCCAGATCGTCCTGATCGGACAACCGGAGTTCAAGACCACCCTGAACGAACCCAGGCTGCGCCAGCTTCGACAACGCATCCTGGTCAATTACGAGCTCAAGCCGCTCACCTTCGGGCAGATGGAACACTATATCCGGCACCGGATCAGCCTCGCCGGGGGGCTCGGACGCCCCCAATTCTCGCCCTGGGCGTCGCGCATGATCCACAAGGCCAGCCAGGGAATCCCCCGCCTGATCAACAACCTCTGCGACAAAGCCCTCCTCGCCGCCTTCTGTCGCGAAGCCGATATCGTCAACTACTGGGACGTGCGCCGCGCGGTCAAGGAATACAATGCCCTGGCCCTGGTCTGA
- a CDS encoding septum formation initiator family protein produces MTFSRLFLIAYAVVFLSLSVFAGVFFYRTYGEFLNLKEQEATNRRHLAETELRLLEQRDILERLKQDPAFVERMIRDRLGYARPDEVVFRFEN; encoded by the coding sequence ATGACTTTCAGCCGCTTATTCCTCATCGCCTACGCCGTCGTGTTTCTATCACTCAGCGTTTTTGCTGGTGTCTTCTTCTATCGGACCTACGGGGAATTCCTGAACCTCAAGGAACAGGAAGCCACCAACCGTCGTCATCTGGCCGAGACGGAACTGCGCCTGCTGGAACAGCGGGATATTCTCGAGCGTCTCAAGCAGGATCCCGCCTTCGTTGAACGAATGATCCGGGACCGTCTCGGTTATGCCCGACCGGATGAAGTGGTTTTCCGGTTTGAGAATTGA
- a CDS encoding UDPGP type 1 family protein has product MNGDERHRLLEQAAEIDLDEITRLTETLIRNPGVSTIDLSHLEPAPHIPLERSPADEVAWAEAKLAGEAALRAGKVGAFTVAGGQGTRLGFDGPKGTFPATPVRKATLFQVFAEKLRAAGRRYGRPIPWFIMTSHANHEATEAFFLENGHFGLGPDQVHFFRQGRMPAVDLEGRILLETTSTIAMSPDGHGGSLRALVRSGALDRMEAAGIELVSYFQVDNPLVHCIDSSFIGFHLLRGSEMSSRMIPKAYPDEKLGHFCFENGKLVVIEYSDMPDALIHRVDEDGELTFRAGSIAIHIVSTAFARRLGEGGAGVVLPFHRAEKKIPTVDDAGRPVRPTKPNGVKFELFVFDALPFATNPIVVETSRADEFSPVKNAEGVDSPRTCADDQRRQVARWLRAAGVNIETDDTGLPGIAIEVSPLFGYDEDTFVESWRKFDPKPEIRDGLVLE; this is encoded by the coding sequence TTGAATGGTGATGAGCGGCACCGGCTGCTGGAGCAGGCGGCAGAGATCGATCTCGATGAAATCACGCGGTTGACCGAGACCCTGATCCGAAATCCCGGAGTCAGCACGATCGATCTGAGTCATCTGGAGCCGGCTCCCCATATCCCACTCGAGAGATCCCCGGCCGACGAAGTGGCCTGGGCGGAGGCCAAACTGGCCGGAGAGGCTGCGCTGCGTGCCGGCAAGGTGGGTGCGTTCACGGTGGCAGGGGGGCAAGGGACCCGGCTCGGGTTTGATGGGCCCAAAGGGACCTTTCCGGCGACTCCGGTGCGGAAGGCGACCCTCTTCCAGGTCTTCGCAGAGAAGCTGCGGGCGGCCGGACGGCGTTACGGAAGGCCAATTCCCTGGTTCATCATGACCAGTCATGCCAACCACGAGGCGACCGAGGCTTTTTTTTTGGAGAACGGCCATTTCGGGCTGGGGCCGGACCAGGTTCACTTTTTCCGGCAGGGCCGGATGCCCGCGGTGGATCTGGAGGGACGGATACTGCTCGAGACAACCTCGACCATCGCGATGAGTCCCGACGGGCATGGCGGCTCGCTGCGGGCCCTCGTGCGAAGTGGGGCGCTCGATCGGATGGAGGCTGCCGGGATCGAGCTGGTGAGCTACTTTCAGGTGGATAATCCTCTGGTTCATTGCATCGACTCCTCTTTCATCGGTTTCCACCTCCTTCGCGGTTCCGAAATGTCGAGCCGGATGATCCCGAAGGCCTATCCGGACGAAAAGCTGGGGCATTTCTGCTTTGAGAACGGAAAGCTGGTGGTCATCGAGTACAGCGACATGCCCGATGCCTTGATCCACCGGGTGGATGAGGATGGGGAACTCACTTTTCGGGCCGGCAGCATCGCCATCCACATTGTCTCCACGGCTTTTGCCCGGCGTCTGGGTGAAGGTGGCGCCGGGGTGGTGTTGCCTTTCCACCGGGCTGAAAAGAAGATCCCGACGGTCGATGACGCAGGACGACCGGTCAGACCGACCAAGCCGAATGGCGTGAAATTCGAGCTCTTTGTCTTTGACGCCCTGCCGTTCGCCACGAATCCGATCGTGGTCGAGACCAGCCGGGCGGACGAATTCAGCCCGGTCAAGAACGCCGAAGGAGTGGATTCGCCCCGGACCTGCGCCGATGACCAGCGACGCCAGGTCGCGCGATGGCTGCGGGCGGCGGGAGTCAATATTGAGACGGACGATACCGGCCTGCCGGGGATCGCGATTGAAGTTTCCCCGTTGTTTGGTTACGATGAGGATACCTTTGTCGAATCGTGGCGGAAATTTGATCCCAAGCCCGAGATCCGCGACGGGCTCGTTCTGGAATAA
- a CDS encoding phospho-sugar mutase yields the protein MSQELIAAFEKAGNEGKLLKSTVDNLKAWLGAGFLPAWALAAIRELSEAGAHEELNDRFFRYLAFGTGGMRGRTIGAVSTEAERGQPTPQGGPEHAAVGSNLLNDFTIVRATIGLFRYTSGFLAGEGRVDPPKLVIAHDVRHFSKSFCQLAASTWSRLGGIAFIYDGPRSTPQLSFSVRHLGAHAGIVITASHNPPHDNGFKAYFEDGAQVVPPHDTGIIEEVNKVQLGDLPAFLERDLSRIVVLGREIDDAYLKTIRHSLIDPAAFTDSHLKIVFSPIHGTGGVMSIPALRATGIEVLTVAEQEQQDPRFPTVKSPNPENAEALKMAVDLAVQEGADLVMATDPDCDRMGVAVRNRDGRMELITGNQIGTLLADYRIRKLKENGWIPEKGGSSIALIKTFVTTPMQDALGKAHGIKVINTLTGFKWIGEKIRDYEEGLKLKMMAEQGLGLDYDRTSFRKRAELLQQHSTFYAFGSEESYGYLPTDFVRDKDGNAACLAFAELAAALKKEGATVPEALDALYLKLGYFLEMLGQIYYEGASGVARIQRILSSYRSSPPREFGGVDVTKFTDFGRETVHDADGKKIPAQDLYFLELANGYSYAVRGSGTEPKIKFYLFAREEVGDAGGLKAVKDVTREKLTKLREAIEKDADRRSKDQEA from the coding sequence ATGAGCCAGGAACTGATTGCCGCATTCGAGAAGGCCGGAAATGAGGGGAAGCTCCTCAAGAGCACGGTCGACAACCTTAAGGCGTGGCTCGGGGCCGGATTTCTTCCGGCCTGGGCCTTGGCGGCTATCCGCGAGTTGAGCGAGGCCGGAGCGCATGAGGAACTCAACGACCGCTTTTTCCGTTACCTTGCCTTTGGGACGGGAGGCATGCGGGGACGCACGATCGGGGCGGTCTCGACCGAGGCGGAGCGTGGGCAACCTACACCGCAGGGCGGCCCCGAGCATGCCGCGGTCGGCAGCAATCTACTGAACGATTTCACCATCGTCCGGGCCACCATCGGACTTTTCCGCTATACCAGCGGATTCCTTGCCGGCGAGGGTCGGGTCGATCCACCGAAGCTGGTCATCGCGCATGATGTCCGGCATTTTTCGAAGTCATTCTGTCAATTGGCGGCATCAACCTGGTCGCGCCTGGGAGGCATTGCCTTCATCTACGACGGCCCCCGTTCCACCCCCCAACTCAGCTTTTCCGTCCGGCACCTCGGCGCCCACGCCGGCATCGTGATCACGGCGAGCCACAACCCTCCCCATGACAACGGCTTCAAGGCGTACTTTGAGGATGGGGCCCAGGTGGTCCCGCCCCACGACACCGGAATTATCGAGGAAGTGAACAAGGTGCAGTTGGGCGACCTGCCGGCCTTTCTCGAACGGGATCTTTCGCGGATTGTCGTGCTGGGCAGGGAAATCGACGACGCCTACCTTAAGACCATCCGCCATTCCCTGATCGATCCGGCCGCATTTACGGACAGCCACCTGAAAATTGTCTTCAGTCCGATTCACGGAACCGGCGGGGTCATGTCGATTCCCGCCCTCAGGGCCACGGGAATCGAAGTGCTGACCGTGGCGGAACAGGAGCAGCAGGATCCGCGCTTCCCGACGGTCAAATCGCCCAATCCAGAGAATGCCGAGGCCTTGAAGATGGCGGTCGACCTGGCGGTGCAGGAAGGGGCTGACCTCGTGATGGCGACCGATCCGGATTGTGACCGCATGGGAGTGGCCGTCCGCAACCGTGACGGCCGGATGGAGTTGATCACTGGGAATCAGATCGGGACGCTGCTGGCCGATTACCGGATCCGCAAGCTGAAGGAAAACGGGTGGATACCGGAGAAGGGCGGATCGTCGATCGCCCTGATCAAGACCTTCGTGACCACTCCCATGCAGGATGCCCTGGGGAAGGCGCATGGTATCAAGGTTATTAATACATTGACCGGCTTCAAGTGGATCGGGGAGAAGATCCGTGACTACGAGGAAGGGCTGAAGTTGAAGATGATGGCCGAGCAGGGCCTCGGTCTTGATTATGACCGGACCTCTTTCCGGAAGCGGGCCGAGCTGCTCCAGCAACACTCAACCTTCTACGCCTTCGGTTCTGAGGAAAGCTACGGCTATCTGCCGACCGACTTTGTGCGGGACAAGGACGGCAACGCCGCCTGCCTTGCCTTCGCCGAACTGGCCGCCGCCTTGAAGAAGGAGGGGGCGACCGTTCCGGAGGCCCTCGATGCGCTTTATCTCAAGCTCGGCTACTTCCTGGAAATGCTCGGGCAGATCTATTACGAAGGGGCCAGCGGGGTCGCCCGGATTCAGCGGATACTCTCGAGTTATCGATCGTCACCGCCCCGGGAGTTCGGAGGCGTCGACGTGACCAAGTTCACCGATTTCGGCCGTGAGACCGTGCACGATGCCGACGGCAAGAAGATCCCGGCGCAGGATCTTTATTTTCTCGAGCTGGCCAATGGCTATTCCTACGCCGTCCGCGGAAGCGGGACCGAGCCGAAAATCAAGTTTTACCTGTTCGCGCGGGAGGAGGTCGGCGATGCCGGCGGACTGAAGGCGGTCAAGGATGTGACCCGTGAGAAACTGACCAAGCTGCGCGAGGCGATCGAGAAGGACGCGGACCGGAGGAGCAAGGATCAGGAAGCCTGA
- a CDS encoding HAMP domain-containing sensor histidine kinase encodes MKRSIRFRFFLWLGAQTVIIFLAIGVVVLAFNLNEQHEHPELRTEEVEESLVLFGAMILLFPLALGSAWIISRRLLVPWRRMVIQAERISAGHLEERIEVPDSRDEVGRLAHTLNTGFDRYQDLLDRLNRFSFNASHQLRNPLASIRTSGEVCLRQPRTIAEYQSVMGSMLEDAQRLNRTIEHILLLARAEPGNLEENSRDVCLLAVAKEAVDEANAAGELRNIRISLDADDKTSALRCVPDLIREALANLLDNAVRFSPENGRIHVSIATRPGNRLRVSVEDSGAGLSAKRKAMIFRPFSRNPDAGTESVGLGLSIVADICRAHSGSVGVDDRAGGGSIFWMEFPASRRPQDEASVQPSE; translated from the coding sequence ATGAAGCGATCCATCCGTTTCCGATTCTTTCTCTGGTTGGGAGCCCAGACTGTGATCATCTTCCTCGCCATCGGCGTGGTCGTCCTTGCCTTCAACCTGAATGAGCAGCACGAACATCCCGAACTGCGCACGGAAGAGGTCGAGGAGTCCCTTGTGCTGTTCGGAGCGATGATCCTGCTCTTTCCGCTCGCCCTCGGTTCCGCCTGGATCATTTCGCGCAGGCTTCTCGTCCCCTGGCGCCGGATGGTGATCCAAGCCGAGCGAATTAGCGCCGGACATCTTGAGGAACGCATCGAAGTGCCCGATTCGCGGGATGAAGTCGGCCGCCTGGCACATACGCTTAACACTGGATTCGATCGCTATCAGGATCTCCTGGATCGCCTGAACCGCTTCAGCTTCAACGCGTCCCACCAGCTGCGGAACCCGCTGGCTTCGATCCGGACCAGCGGCGAGGTCTGTCTTCGACAACCCCGGACAATCGCCGAGTATCAGAGTGTCATGGGCAGCATGCTGGAAGACGCGCAGCGGCTCAACCGAACGATTGAGCATATCCTCTTGCTGGCCCGTGCCGAACCCGGCAACCTCGAAGAAAACAGTCGGGATGTCTGTCTGCTTGCGGTCGCAAAGGAGGCCGTGGATGAAGCGAATGCTGCGGGCGAACTGCGAAACATCCGGATCAGCCTCGATGCTGATGACAAGACGTCTGCCCTGCGCTGTGTACCGGATTTGATCAGAGAAGCCCTCGCCAACCTTCTCGACAACGCCGTTCGCTTCTCACCGGAAAACGGCCGAATCCACGTGTCCATCGCAACCAGGCCCGGCAATCGCCTGCGGGTGTCCGTCGAGGATTCCGGGGCCGGTCTGTCCGCAAAGCGGAAAGCAATGATCTTCCGCCCGTTTTCGCGCAATCCGGATGCCGGCACGGAGAGTGTCGGCCTGGGCCTGAGCATTGTGGCGGACATCTGCCGCGCCCACTCCGGATCGGTGGGCGTTGACGACCGAGCGGGCGGTGGGTCCATCTTCTGGATGGAATTCCCTGCGTCTAGACGCCCACAGGACGAGGCCTCCGTCCAGCCGAGTGAATGA
- a CDS encoding response regulator transcription factor, producing MVEDDASIAKHLTEGLREAGFSVSRVSSGAEARMYWKDSSPSLIILDLGLPDVSGMDLLQELRKDYPDLPVIITTARDQIADRVRGLEKGADDYLVKPYSFEELLARIRTQLRRSGRALLNRAVGDLELNLQNRSATSNGKALDLTPREFDLLALLVSVNGNVVTREMIQRDVFNVKSRMTSMDNVIDVHLSRLRKKLDECGSSFVIQTIRGVGIALRREA from the coding sequence GTGGTCGAAGATGACGCCAGCATCGCGAAGCACCTGACCGAAGGTCTGCGGGAGGCGGGCTTCAGCGTCAGCCGGGTGTCCTCGGGCGCTGAGGCCCGTATGTACTGGAAGGATTCGAGCCCTTCACTGATAATTCTCGATCTCGGTCTTCCCGACGTCAGCGGTATGGACCTGCTGCAGGAACTGCGAAAGGATTACCCCGATCTTCCCGTCATCATAACGACGGCCCGCGATCAGATTGCCGATCGAGTCCGCGGTCTTGAGAAGGGAGCAGACGATTATCTCGTAAAGCCCTACTCGTTCGAGGAGTTGTTGGCGCGCATTCGAACACAACTGCGTCGTTCCGGCCGAGCACTCCTGAACCGGGCCGTTGGCGACCTCGAACTCAATCTCCAGAACCGCTCCGCAACCTCGAACGGCAAGGCACTGGACCTTACGCCGAGAGAGTTCGACTTGCTGGCTCTTCTCGTCAGCGTGAATGGAAACGTGGTCACACGAGAAATGATCCAGCGAGACGTTTTCAACGTAAAGTCACGCATGACCTCCATGGACAACGTGATTGATGTGCACCTTTCCCGTCTGCGCAAGAAACTCGACGAATGCGGGTCCTCTTTCGTCATCCAGACCATCCGGGGCGTGGGCATCGCCTTGAGGAGGGAGGCATGA
- a CDS encoding YceI family protein: MLPSLAVFHFLVAAAGLWAGPTYQAAADIRFRGTSTLHDFEGSMPPPVFSVRLSDRTTGQSDLAVSAEISVLAAELTTHHEKRDMNMHRMLDLVHFPVIKVSVADARIPESGNGEISLLLRIRDRTETILARISDWHEDSGGVSFLLDFPVSLKTFGLRPPSLLGVIRVGDEVVVTCDVHPPIENQVAGLVGKSG; encoded by the coding sequence GTGCTTCCTTCCCTGGCGGTTTTTCACTTTCTGGTTGCCGCGGCGGGACTATGGGCGGGGCCCACTTATCAGGCAGCGGCGGATATCCGATTCCGGGGGACCTCGACGCTGCACGATTTCGAGGGATCGATGCCACCGCCGGTCTTTTCGGTTCGGTTGTCGGACAGAACGACCGGTCAGTCTGACCTGGCCGTGAGCGCAGAAATCAGTGTTCTGGCGGCTGAACTGACCACGCACCATGAGAAGCGGGACATGAACATGCACAGGATGCTGGATCTGGTCCATTTTCCGGTGATCAAGGTTTCCGTGGCGGATGCGCGCATACCGGAAAGCGGCAATGGCGAGATTTCGCTGCTTCTTCGGATTAGGGACCGGACGGAGACGATCCTTGCCAGGATTTCGGATTGGCACGAAGACAGCGGAGGGGTCTCCTTCCTGCTGGACTTCCCCGTATCGCTGAAGACATTCGGACTCCGGCCCCCGTCGCTGCTGGGCGTGATCCGGGTCGGTGATGAAGTAGTGGTCACTTGTGACGTCCATCCTCCAATCGAGAACCAAGTGGCCGGATTGGTTGGGAAATCAGGTTGA
- a CDS encoding type III polyketide synthase: MSVTIHHIETLLPPYAYRQEFARDRMMRWLPDRRTQRLIRGIYNRSGIETRYSVLPDFVPGAQPVLFNEDAEGRMVEPTTEPRNRQYAKWSRILGVDVARNAINNAAGFRPKEITHVITVSCTGFCNPGLDLEIIRELELADTVERYQIGFMGCYAAFPALRMARQFCLACPDAVVLIVCLELCSLHLQLREEPDSLLANALFADGAAAAVVSARVPFPGRPSLEIHAFSSALAPDSEGDMTWSIGDRGFDIRLSSYVPDIIAASISGMVDRIMASGRWDRRSVGTWAVHPGGRSIVDKVQQELDLAVGQLEDSRAVLRDFGNMSSATILFVLRRILMRPEMDGERRHPVLAMAFGPGLTLEAAMMERLPGEAVPALSGGRANAETDPS, translated from the coding sequence ATGAGTGTGACCATCCATCATATTGAAACGCTTCTGCCGCCCTATGCCTATCGGCAGGAATTCGCCCGTGACCGCATGATGCGTTGGCTGCCGGATAGGAGGACGCAGCGTTTGATTCGGGGCATCTACAACCGGTCCGGCATCGAAACCCGCTACAGTGTCCTGCCCGATTTTGTACCCGGGGCGCAGCCGGTCCTGTTCAATGAGGACGCCGAAGGTCGCATGGTGGAACCGACAACGGAACCGCGCAACCGACAGTATGCCAAATGGTCGCGGATTCTCGGCGTTGATGTGGCCAGAAACGCGATCAACAATGCCGCCGGTTTTAGGCCGAAGGAGATAACCCATGTGATCACGGTATCCTGTACGGGCTTCTGTAATCCCGGACTTGATCTTGAGATAATCAGGGAGTTGGAACTGGCCGATACGGTGGAACGCTACCAGATCGGCTTCATGGGCTGTTATGCCGCGTTTCCCGCACTCCGAATGGCGCGGCAGTTCTGCCTGGCGTGTCCGGATGCAGTGGTCCTGATTGTCTGCCTGGAATTGTGCAGTCTGCACCTGCAGCTGCGTGAAGAGCCGGACAGTCTGCTTGCGAACGCACTTTTTGCCGATGGGGCTGCCGCGGCCGTGGTCAGTGCGCGCGTTCCCTTTCCGGGCCGGCCTTCGCTTGAAATCCATGCTTTTTCCTCGGCGCTTGCCCCGGACAGCGAGGGGGATATGACCTGGTCGATCGGGGACCGGGGGTTCGACATCCGACTTTCGAGCTATGTGCCCGATATCATTGCCGCCAGCATTTCGGGGATGGTGGATCGCATCATGGCTTCAGGCCGATGGGACAGACGGAGTGTCGGAACCTGGGCGGTGCATCCGGGTGGTCGGTCCATCGTCGACAAGGTGCAACAGGAGCTGGACCTGGCGGTTGGCCAACTTGAGGATTCCCGGGCTGTTCTGCGCGACTTCGGCAATATGAGCAGCGCGACGATACTCTTTGTCCTGCGTCGCATCCTGATGCGTCCTGAGATGGATGGGGAGAGGCGACACCCGGTTCTTGCCATGGCGTTTGGTCCCGGTTTGACCCTTGAGGCGGCCATGATGGAACGTTTGCCGGGGGAGGCGGTGCCGGCGCTTTCCGGCGGGAGAGCCAATGCGGAAACGGATCCGAGTTAG